A segment of the Corylus avellana chromosome ca2, CavTom2PMs-1.0 genome:
gagagagagagagaaaaacctgGATCGTGGATCGTGGTCTGTGGAGTGGAGGTGGGAGCGGCGCAACAGCCAGTGATTTGAGGTGGAGCGGCGGTGCAGACGAGCAAGCAAGAGTGGcggagagagagcgagagcgagagcaagagagatggagagatggagagagagcaagagacgAGAGGCTGAGAGAGGAAGGGAGGGAGAGAGGCGGCTGAAACTGAAAGAGAGAGTTAGGAAAttaggttagggtttttttagttttaatatttttatacttgGGCGGGTCGGATCGGGGCGGGGCGCGTACCTGCATGAAATAAATCTCTATACCCACAAGCCGCCCCGCCCCGCACGGGTTGGCGAGATCCTACCCGAACCCGCAAAAATATGCCTAAAAACCGCTCGGGGCGGGGTGGATCGGGTCGGGTTTGCGGGCCGgccgggtttttgcccacccctacacACAGCTCACTCGTCACGGCCGCTAATTTGTTGTCGACAAGTCCACTTAATTAATTCACCAATCAATGCTAGAATGGAGATAGAGGTTATCCCATCTATCCAAATTTAGAATTCACCGTCGATGAGGCtaggcaaaattaaaaataaataaataaataaaattgtttgtaaaaaatattaaataaaatgaagaactTCACTTATACCGAAAGTATAAGCTAAcaatcataatttaaaattttgaaaatatatgatATCGGTATCCTATGTTTCAACTTCTTTTAATTTCATCACTTATTTGTTAAAATGCTTAAAACGCATGTTTCAgccgagtaattctagaagaactacttgtgtcctactaagaatgatgtggctattaaaatcactctttgatcaaaattcaataatgatcaatcacaagcccaatagtaattttaatagccacatcattcttggtaGAACACAAGTGGGCCTCTTAGAATTACTCATTTCAGCCCCTTGATCATTATATGGGTAgataaggataaatttgaagtTAAAGTTTTAAAAGGCATAAACTTTGAGCAATTTTTtcaaggacaaaaatttcttctaaaccaatttagaaaaaaattctaaaaccctttttttaaaaaaaaaataaataatccatatcagtctcattcatagaaatcatgagcataaagctcttacaagcaACCATAGTCAAAGCTACAAGGTTACAAGCGTCACAGATGACGTATTAGATTCCAGACCCAAAACCAATCCACTACTAATCTACATATTTAAAAACAGATCTGTGCCAAACAgattcaaactaatgcataggtagtacTTATTCCTCAAAACTGAGGGTAGACAAATCTCCAATCAAAACTTTTCCTCCTCGACCTGAAAGCCAAGATAACGTTCACATCTACAACCCAAAGATTTGGACCACAGCAAATAGCCTAGAGGACATCACGCATGCAGATCAAGAGGggacagagccttattacaagcaaaaaaataggaaataaaagcgtacagggaaataaagggactaaaacagaaatacaaataGAATAAAACAAGAGAATCACATTAAGTAGGTAACGGCAGCCAAAAGGAAGCTGATCGAGTGCTAGCTAAAAACCGACGCGAAAGGTAGCATTGGAGCTCATCGCGGGGGGACACGAGGAAAGACTCGACAACGGATGGTGGGCGGCAGAGCGAGCGCGAAAGAGATCGGCGtcgcacacaaaacaaactggGGGGGAATTTGAGTGAATCCCTCAAGAGCATCACCAACAAAGTGTGACAAACAGGCAaggcaacaaaaacaacacaccaaAATGCACGCCGAAAGACAGacataaaggaaaggaaataaaacaaccaaaaatgaaattaaaaaaaaaataaaaaaaataaaaaaagctgtTGGAGAGAACCGAAATCAAACCACATCCGGAGAGACAGATCTAGTGAAAAATGTGTGATGGGCACTGGCGGATCCAGGTAGCAAGGTGGTGGAGCACGCGTCGAGCGGTCAATCGAGCAGGGACGACATGAACCGGAGCCAAACCCGACCCAACAACAGGCGCGGCGGATGGAGAAGGGCGGAAGATCGGCCTgcaaaaaaaccctaaaatcagaaAAGGGGTGGAGAGGGAGGGAGTGGAAGAAAACGCCCAAAGAGcaagggacatcaagtaaataggTTAGCTATAGGGTGAGGGGAGAAGAGGATGAGGGGTAGGAGGGGGAGAGGGAGAACATGACGGCGCTctctgctagagatgaaaccctagcagagagcATCTTGAAGGAGAGTTCTCCTTCATATCTTAATAAGACAATATTCttaaactcatttaaaatagtgtcaagtatttataaacatttaaaatgcacattaaattcttaaggtcattaatagcagtttactaatttagactaacattttaaatgtttataaacacttaacactattttaaatgagtttgaggatatttcttCCACATTGGAGTaaatttctgtccttttttCAAtgccttatttttgttttttctcataAGGTTTCCAACTTATAttgtaaatttgcaaaaaactccttcaactattttttttttttttcgaatttttactcactaagtcaaTCAAAAAGATGTCATAAGTTCGCTCGATACATTTTCTTCTAAATGTCTAACGTCTGTCATTCaaactcaaaactcaccgttttgctACACCAACTTTTTCTcacctcactttaaaatattaatttttattaatttaattttaaaattaaatcttaaaaaaaaaaaaattgaaagNNNNNNNNNNNNNNNNNNNNNNNNNNNNNNNNNNNNNNNNNNNNNNNNNNNNNNNNNNNNNNNNNNNNNNNNNNNNNNNNNNNNNNNNNNNNNNNNNNNNNNNNNNNNNNNNNNNNNNNNNNNNNNNNNNNNNNNNNNNNNNNNNNNNNNNNNNNNNNNNNNNNNNNNNNNNNNNNNNNNNNNNNNNNNNNNNNNNNNNNNNNNNNNNNNNNNNNNNNNNNNNNNNNNNNNNNNNNNNNNNNNNNNNNNNNNNNNNNNNNNNNNNNNNNNNNNNNNNNNNNNNNNNNNNNNNNNNNNNNNNNNNNNNNNNNNNNNNNNNNNNNNNNNNNNNNNNNNNNNNNNNNNNNNNNNNNNNNNNNNNNNNNNNNNNNNNNNNNNNNNNNNNNNNNNNNNNNNNNNNNNNNNNNNNNGCTTGCATTTCCTGAGGATGCCTTTCAGTCCAAAAGGGCCGAGCCCGCTCAGGAGAAAACAAATAGCCACTGAATTGGGCTGGATTGGGACCTTGGGATGAACATGTGCCCAGACCATACTGGCCCATGACTCTAGCAcacgaagagagagagagaaggggatATTTCATATTTGAGCTCCATATTTTCAATCGCATTTATTATTCAACTGTTTCATTAAGTTTGAATTCTTCAAGTATTTTCATAtcctttgatatatatatatatatatatatatatatatatatatatatatatatatatatattgaagtgaATATCCTTTTGGTATTGACTGAGTATATAGTATTGATGACTATTAGTAATTTTAtgaagttgtattttttttttttttttctctcaaaatcacaatcaaaattgtgatttttttttttttttttttacatgtccacataagagggggaAGAGGgtttcaaactagtgacctccacttcataagaCGTGGTCTCCAGCCAATTGAATACAATcaagcttgtgattgatcattattaaattgtaattaaatggtaattttaaaagtcacttcatTTTGAAATGATACAAGAGgaatttctagaattactcatttctCAATTCAAACTATCAGTTTAgtgtttgtttcttttcatttgcTAGATATAGAGTGTATTTAAAACTGCGATTTTGGTAGATAAAAAATGCAActttaaatcaaatcgcaaaAAAAGTATCTTTTGAGAgtgtatttttacaaaattatgatttgaaaacgttaaaaaaaattttaaaaaaattagtgttttcTAATCGTGTAAGTAAGAggatacatttttaaaaatgcatgattttaaaagttgaactacgatttaatatatttttatataggaaaaaaataagcaaaaatgATTTCATCATAAATAATGAGCTAAATCCATTGGTGAGATCATTCCACCCACCATTGACCATCCTGGTAGTTAGACGACCTACTCATATTGTCCGACAATTTATTATCAAAACGGATAAACTACTAACAGGATTAGGATGACAACGTGTGGCTCCTCCGATTTGTTCTTCGCCCGCCTACCTCTACCCCTACCGGTGTTTTGTGGTATTTTGCTCCTTTGATTTTGGCCTTTTAGTCTTCATCACCGACGTGTGTACTTCACACTCCAGTGAATGGCTTACACTCGCCGGCCCAGAATCTTGTTCCATTGCCGATGCTGCTGAGGggtttttgctttctttattgtattttgctttgctttgtgtCTAGTATTTctgtttgttgtgttttgttgtttttttgtgggTATTTATTTCCTTGAACTACTCTAGTTTGATATTTATCCTCTACAACAGATCCAGATGGGAATTCAGTGTCACTCCTTCAACATCCTCCTTTTGGAGGGTGTTGTTGTTTCAAAGCTAGTCAGATCTTTGGCTTGCTTAAAACACCACTTTGATGGTGCCATTTCTTGGTCTGTTGACCAAGATTCAGAGAACCGAGccattttttggcccattttctatttgtttgtattttttgcaTTGTATTactgttttgggtttgttgttggggagcccaaCTCTTTTTCGGTTTTTTGATTCATGTACcatttccttatttaatttgcttaaaaaaaaaaaaaaaaacaggattaggatgacaaattaatttaatttgctgTGTTGAATTTAGAGCATTTCTATGCTATTTTAGCTATATATATTAGCTACTgttttttcaatataaattcTAACAAATTATCTATTCTACTGTCTactttctttaattattatttttcaatgtgCTAAATGGATAGAGgaaccaataaaaacaaaaagtcaactATTGACCTCAATATTATATTCACACAACTCAATGTATTACAATGAACTTTTATAACAAACATTTTACTTTGAAGCTCCCTTTAAAGCATATGTTGAAGACACCTCTTTTAACCAATAACAATTTTTGAAAGACTTTTACGTTACGATTCTAAAAGTTAAAGGTTTAACTAAATCATTATCTAAATAGCATTAGGGTTTTTAGATTGATGGTTAAGCCGTTTATCACTTCCATTCCTACATGCCACCacggacaaaaaaaaaaaaaaaaccaataattgCATTCAAACTAATCACCTTCGAATTATAATAAGATAAGGGTCCATTTTacctcaaaaaaacaaaacaaaaaaaaagacatgggTCCCTTATGGGTCACAAGTACTATACATCATGTGAACATTAGAACAGTTGTAGCCTTTggctaaaaaacaaaaacaaaaatcatacgTAGCCAATAGCCATATAATTATGCAGATGATTTATGTTTAATCAAAAGAGGAAGCAATGACAAGGAAATAAAGAGGTTGATTGAAAGAAAGGTATTAGGGTCCCTTTCATCACAAAAGAGATTCCCCGTTCCTCACGcaaacaaaaacatcaaaaattcACCGTCCAAAGGACAAAGTCACCTGTTCCCACCTTTCCATTCAACTGTTCCCACAGAATACTTGTCAAACACATGCAGGACAACTCTAACATGTTGTGTTGCTCTTTCAGCCCCATAAAAGTTCATACTCTCTTAgatgatttgatttgatcaaAGTCAAATGCccaaattttccaatttttcttcgAATATTCTGATTAGATACTTGTAGCAGCAGCAACCTTTTTAGACCAGAAGTATACTTGGCTCCGCGGATAACTTAGGAGGCACcaatttattaaagaataatgctattttgTAGATTATTATACGATTATTATATAATCTTCTGAGTTTTACTGTCAAATTATCAAATTGTATGATAATCGTATAACAGTTTAGCTATAAAATAGCATCTAAATTGGCTCATTTTGGAGAGGCAGTGAATCAAAAGCATACCTCCATCTCCAAACTGTTCAAAATTGCAGCCACTTGACCCATTGAAGGCCTGCTCTTCCTTGAGTTACCAACACAAGCTGAAGCAGCTTTAGCCAGTCTAACAAAAGGATTTAAATCAGAAGGAATTACGAGTCTTGGGTCCAAAAGCTCAGAAAATCTCATGTCTTTAATCAATGGCAATGCCCATTTAACAAGTAACTTTTCTTCACTTTCTAATCTCCCACTCAAAATTTCTAACAAAAGCACCCCAAAACCATAAACATCATTTTCCTTGCAAGCACCAGCCTCATCATCCACATACCCCATTAGGCCTTTCTTCTCTTGGGATGCCAAAAACGATAGCCCATAATCACTAACTCTTGCACAAaatttcacatcaatcaaaataTTCGAGGCCTTGACACAACCATGAACAATATTCGGTGTCATACCTGttagttaaaatataaattaaatgattcaaTTTATGATATTAGATATCAGAAGCGTtcagataagtggtgatttacaATACCTTCGTGCAAGTACTCGAGCCCTCGGGCAGCGCCGGCTGCAATCTTCAAACGGTTGCTCCAATCCAACAGAGTCGCCCCATCTGGGTTTTGATGTAAATAGAAATCCAAACTTGCCATGCCAACAAACTCCATAACTATAATTCTCTCACCAGGAGCTTCTGAATAGCCTATAATTGGCACTATATGGGGGTGTTGGGCAAAAGAAAGCGACTTGATCATAGTAGAAAACCTGAATCCTGCATTACTCAACACCAGCCGTGAAAGAATCCGCTTGACGGCCACCACCACTTCTCCTTCTTCTAGTACGCCTGCATACACCGTTCCTAGGCGGCCCTGGCCGACAATTCTCCGGTGGTTGAAGCCGTCGGTGGCAGCATCGATATCCGTTAACAGGTACGCGCGAGCACAGAGCTTGATGGGAAGTGTTTCTTCAGATTCAACAGGTTTCTTTTTGCAGAAACGGTAGAGGAAAATAGTAAGAACGATGAGGGAGATTGATAGGCTAACCAGGACAAAGTAGTAAGCAATATGCACATGAGTTTGGTTCATTTTCGATATCTTTTTGCAGGGTTTGATGGGGGATTTGAGTATGAATAAAGGAAGAGTTGGTATATATGGGAGATCAAAAGCTGGTGAGGACCAAATCAATGAGTAGAAAATAGAGGGTATCTTTTGGAAAATGGGTGAGAAAGTTGGAATTCTTTCTCTAGTTTTAGTTATGTGTCGTTTGTTTTTGCTAATGGTTGGCCGCCTCCTTTACTTTATCAAACATGTAGTTAGAAAGTGTAGGAAAAACAAGCTGCAATATGACGTATATATGCTAACAATTTAGTgtgttttttattgtatttatgtgTGAAATTCTTTTGCTTTGTCATGCTTAGGTATATATACCTCTTCATTCATGACTGGGATTCCTCATGAGTTTCAGTAAACAGAAGGGTTACGTTTCAAGCATTGACAGGATAAAACATCTCTAAACTAGAATAATAAAAGTAGTTGACTGACTTTCACCTTTCCTTTGGGGGCAATC
Coding sequences within it:
- the LOC132172180 gene encoding serine/threonine-protein kinase-like protein ACR4; its protein translation is MNQTHVHIAYYFVLVSLSISLIVLTIFLYRFCKKKPVESEETLPIKLCARAYLLTDIDAATDGFNHRRIVGQGRLGTVYAGVLEEGEVVVAVKRILSRLVLSNAGFRFSTMIKSLSFAQHPHIVPIIGYSEAPGERIIVMEFVGMASLDFYLHQNPDGATLLDWSNRLKIAAGAARGLEYLHEGMTPNIVHGCVKASNILIDVKFCARVSDYGLSFLASQEKKGLMGYVDDEAGACKENDVYGFGVLLLEILSGRLESEEKLLVKWALPLIKDMRFSELLDPRLVIPSDLNPFVRLAKAASACVGNSRKSRPSMGQVAAILNSLEMEVCF